One window of Pectobacterium carotovorum genomic DNA carries:
- a CDS encoding MmgE/PrpD family protein, with product MTIARQLAHNLLEFSRQTFPADVLAHARTAVIDTLGVTLAGGIQDGAQKLRAVIVPSAAVGKSRIFGTDLKLNALDAALLNGTSAHLLDFDDSNSWLHGHISVAVLPALLALADEQEADGEAVLHAYLCGYETAARMGKAVSPFQYRNGWHPTTSVGIFAGVAACAVLLKLSEAETATAFAITASLASGIKSNFGSQTKSLAVGHANRSAVMAVLLARQGYSAGDTAFEHHHGYFNVYNRAAENVDTTPLTEPWSAPSHILDPVKGNNFKYFPCCYAILAPLDGLLALREETGLAPKSLERIQIAIHPIRFPHINIPTPDTPLAGKFSLHYCIARAWVQGKLTLDDFIDDTALHDPTTQSLMARVELICHDETTTHTAHVTLVAHDGNTYHRRVTGALGSSAENPLPDNLIAEKFIDCASQALPRTEALALYQRLLRDDYR from the coding sequence ATGACCATTGCCCGCCAGCTTGCCCATAATCTGCTGGAATTTTCTCGCCAGACGTTCCCTGCCGACGTATTGGCACACGCACGAACCGCTGTGATTGACACGCTGGGCGTCACACTCGCCGGGGGGATTCAGGACGGCGCGCAAAAACTCAGGGCGGTGATAGTTCCCTCTGCTGCTGTGGGAAAGAGCCGGATTTTCGGTACGGACCTCAAACTCAACGCGCTGGACGCCGCGTTGCTGAACGGCACATCTGCACATTTACTTGATTTTGACGATTCCAATTCCTGGCTGCACGGGCATATTTCCGTTGCCGTGCTTCCCGCGCTGCTGGCACTGGCTGATGAGCAGGAAGCCGATGGAGAAGCCGTCCTGCACGCCTATCTGTGCGGCTATGAAACCGCGGCACGCATGGGCAAAGCCGTCAGCCCTTTCCAATATCGCAACGGCTGGCACCCGACAACGTCCGTCGGCATTTTCGCGGGCGTAGCCGCCTGCGCGGTGCTGTTGAAGCTTAGCGAAGCAGAAACGGCGACCGCCTTTGCAATCACCGCATCGCTAGCCTCCGGCATAAAATCCAACTTTGGCAGCCAGACGAAATCACTGGCGGTCGGCCACGCCAACCGCAGCGCCGTCATGGCAGTATTATTGGCGCGTCAGGGATACAGTGCGGGAGATACCGCGTTTGAACATCACCACGGCTATTTCAACGTCTACAACCGTGCAGCTGAAAACGTCGACACCACGCCGTTAACCGAGCCCTGGTCTGCACCGTCCCATATTCTGGACCCCGTAAAAGGCAATAATTTTAAATATTTCCCCTGCTGCTACGCCATTCTGGCACCGCTGGACGGGCTGCTGGCGCTGCGTGAGGAAACTGGGCTGGCTCCCAAATCCTTGGAGCGCATTCAGATTGCCATTCACCCCATTCGCTTTCCACATATCAACATTCCTACGCCAGATACACCGTTGGCAGGGAAGTTTAGCCTGCATTACTGCATTGCCCGCGCTTGGGTGCAAGGGAAGCTGACGCTGGATGATTTTATTGACGATACAGCACTACACGACCCAACCACGCAGTCGCTGATGGCACGCGTTGAGCTGATCTGCCATGACGAAACCACTACGCATACGGCGCACGTCACGCTGGTGGCTCATGATGGGAACACCTATCATCGTCGCGTGACGGGCGCACTCGGCTCCAGCGCAGAGAACCCGCTGCCGGACAACCTGATCGCGGAGAAATTTATCGATTGCGCCAGTCAGGCGTTGCCGCGCACCGAAGCGCTGGCGTTATACCAACGCCTGTTACGCGACGATTATCGTTAA
- a CDS encoding amino acid ABC transporter substrate-binding protein, giving the protein MLRKLLSLTTATALTLGSLLLPVAQATAADAGNGETLKKIKARGELVCGVHPARHGFSAIDSKGQWTGLDVDYCRALAAAIFGDANKVRFAALSTAQRFPAIQSGEVDVLSRNITADLSRDTSLGLNFAPPTFYTGTGFMVRTSANVKKVEDLDGATVCITPGSSTERNVAQIFASRNLHYTPVVIENNKEYVAAYLSGRCDVIARDKVALPGVRTFDAEKPSDHVILPGIYSKEPLAMAVRQGDDQWYDIVKWVVYATFNAEEMEIGQQNVDSKLKSTDPDIQALLGVTGDYGQKLGLNNQWAYNLIKQVGNYGDIYNRHFGPDTPAPLERDLNNLWTKGGLLYGLPIR; this is encoded by the coding sequence ATGCTGAGAAAACTACTCTCATTGACGACCGCCACAGCGCTAACTTTAGGGAGTCTCCTGCTGCCTGTTGCTCAGGCCACTGCCGCTGACGCTGGAAATGGTGAAACACTCAAAAAAATCAAAGCACGCGGTGAGCTGGTTTGCGGCGTGCACCCGGCGCGCCACGGCTTTTCTGCGATTGATAGCAAAGGACAGTGGACCGGGCTGGACGTCGATTATTGCCGCGCGTTAGCTGCCGCTATTTTTGGCGATGCCAACAAAGTACGTTTTGCCGCCCTGTCTACCGCACAGCGCTTCCCGGCGATTCAGTCTGGTGAAGTTGACGTGCTGTCACGCAATATCACTGCCGATTTGTCGCGCGATACGTCGCTGGGCCTGAACTTCGCACCGCCGACCTTCTATACCGGAACAGGCTTTATGGTGCGCACCAGCGCCAATGTGAAGAAGGTGGAAGATTTGGACGGCGCAACCGTCTGCATCACACCGGGCAGCAGCACCGAACGCAACGTGGCGCAGATTTTTGCATCACGCAACCTGCATTACACCCCAGTGGTCATCGAGAACAATAAAGAGTACGTCGCAGCCTACCTGTCTGGACGCTGCGATGTCATTGCCCGCGATAAAGTGGCGCTGCCCGGCGTGCGCACCTTCGACGCGGAAAAGCCCTCTGACCACGTCATTCTACCGGGGATTTACTCAAAAGAGCCGTTGGCAATGGCAGTCCGTCAGGGTGACGACCAGTGGTACGACATCGTGAAATGGGTGGTGTATGCCACGTTCAACGCGGAAGAGATGGAAATCGGCCAGCAGAACGTGGACAGCAAGCTCAAATCAACAGACCCGGATATACAGGCACTGCTTGGGGTCACTGGCGATTACGGTCAGAAGCTGGGATTGAATAACCAGTGGGCTTACAACCTGATTAAGCAGGTAGGCAATTACGGCGATATTTATAACCGCCACTTCGGGCCAGATACTCCGGCACCACTGGAGCGCGACCTGAATAATCTCTGGACGAAAGGCGGTCTGCTCTACGGCCTGCCCATTCGTTAA
- a CDS encoding ABC transporter permease subunit (The N-terminal region of this protein, as described by TIGR01726, is a three transmembrane segment that identifies a subfamily of ABC transporter permease subunits, which specificities that include histidine, arginine, glutamine, glutamate, L-cystine (sic), the opines (in Agrobacterium) octopine and nopaline, etc.), translating to MKSSQKTLSSASAPPWLGTLPYSRRLLNAFDSKSLRAWIYQCLLGLLIVAFSYWLYANVVENLRSQNIATGFGFLDHTAQFEIGEKLIAFTPRDSYLRALGVGLLNTLYVTLCGIVLATLLGFSVGIARVSRNWLLARLAGGYIELMRNIPVILQVIFWSVVIRNLPSPRDAIELGSLGFLTNRGLSFSVPAAHHGWLWTGIALLAAVLISLIQKRVARYMRENAGRSLPTGRLTLAAIIGLPLLVWWLSGAPAELDRPILRGFNFRGGFTVSPEFTALLLGIALYSSAFIAEIVRAGIQSIPKGQLEAARALSFSPWHMMRHIIIPQAMRVIVPPLTSQYVSLSKNSSIAVVVGYPELANISNTLMNQTGQALEVIAIMMVVYLTVSIVTSLLMNLFNRVVAIKER from the coding sequence ATGAAATCATCACAGAAGACGCTATCGTCAGCCTCTGCACCACCGTGGCTGGGAACACTACCTTATTCGCGCCGTCTGTTGAATGCGTTTGACAGCAAGTCCCTACGCGCCTGGATTTATCAGTGCCTGCTCGGCCTCCTGATTGTCGCTTTCAGCTACTGGCTGTACGCCAACGTGGTCGAAAACCTGCGTTCGCAAAACATTGCCACCGGCTTCGGTTTTCTTGATCACACCGCACAGTTTGAGATTGGTGAAAAGCTCATCGCGTTTACCCCGCGAGACAGCTATCTGCGCGCACTTGGCGTCGGGTTATTGAATACCCTGTACGTCACGCTCTGCGGCATCGTACTCGCCACGTTGCTCGGTTTCTCCGTCGGGATCGCCCGCGTCTCCCGCAACTGGCTACTGGCGCGGCTTGCCGGGGGATACATCGAGCTGATGCGCAATATCCCCGTGATCTTGCAGGTGATTTTCTGGTCGGTGGTGATCCGTAATTTGCCCTCGCCACGCGACGCCATCGAGCTTGGTAGCCTGGGATTTCTGACCAATCGCGGGCTGTCTTTTTCCGTCCCCGCCGCGCATCACGGCTGGCTGTGGACGGGGATCGCGCTACTCGCCGCCGTCCTGATTAGTCTGATCCAGAAGCGCGTGGCCCGCTACATGCGGGAAAATGCGGGCCGCTCTCTGCCTACAGGTCGCCTGACGCTGGCCGCAATCATCGGGTTACCGCTGCTGGTCTGGTGGCTTTCTGGCGCTCCAGCAGAGCTTGACCGACCTATCCTGCGCGGCTTTAACTTCCGCGGTGGCTTTACCGTCAGCCCTGAATTCACTGCGCTGCTGCTTGGCATTGCGCTCTATTCCTCTGCGTTTATCGCGGAAATCGTGCGGGCAGGCATTCAATCTATCCCCAAAGGCCAACTGGAAGCGGCGCGCGCGCTGTCTTTTTCGCCCTGGCATATGATGCGCCATATCATCATTCCACAGGCCATGCGCGTCATCGTTCCACCGTTGACCAGCCAATATGTCAGCCTGTCAAAAAACAGCTCAATCGCAGTCGTGGTGGGTTACCCAGAGCTGGCAAACATCAGTAACACGCTGATGAATCAGACCGGTCAGGCGCTCGAAGTGATTGCCATCATGATGGTGGTTTACCTGACGGTCAGCATCGTGACATCGCTGCTGATGAACCTGTTTAACCGCGTCGTCGCCATCAAAGAGCGCTGA
- a CDS encoding MmgE/PrpD family protein: protein MSATPTFPRGNALSQFIHTASTITIPDAVWHEAKRALIDYLGVSIGAVGDDAASAVQRVAQRWQAQGNAQIILGAKTTPSLAALINGTLSHAADYDDTHPAGAGHPSGPCWSTALAMAQHYGADERTTLIAFITGFEVMARLGGGWVPGVGRNLQRRGFHPTSIVGRAGAAAVAASILRLEPNAIANALGAAATMMGGLQKSSGTHGKPFHAGKAAMDGITAAELADEGFVAAHHFYETDGWVKTFVQDGSAVIPPLDFGESWELLGNGYKLYASCRGTHASIETALKLYPQLKGRAIARIHAKVHPMGMVNAGTANPQNPLESKFSIPHCIALALSGYRLNDTDFTQQTVDDPAPRQLLSRLQIDAVEGQSASSAFIDIELEDGQTLHAETDVYRGHPQNPLTDAELRAKFDALAIPVLGEARSDRLYQAAFHFEQPGSLAALTELLAG from the coding sequence ATGTCTGCCACTCCGACGTTTCCTCGCGGCAACGCGCTCAGCCAGTTTATTCACACCGCCTCCACGATTACGATACCCGACGCCGTCTGGCACGAAGCCAAGCGAGCACTCATTGACTACCTTGGCGTCTCTATTGGCGCAGTAGGGGACGACGCGGCCAGCGCGGTTCAGCGCGTGGCACAACGCTGGCAGGCTCAGGGCAATGCGCAAATCATTCTCGGTGCGAAAACTACACCGTCGCTGGCAGCCCTGATCAACGGCACGCTGTCTCATGCGGCCGACTATGACGATACGCATCCGGCTGGCGCAGGACACCCCAGCGGCCCGTGCTGGTCTACCGCGCTGGCGATGGCGCAGCACTACGGCGCGGACGAGCGCACAACGCTTATCGCTTTCATCACCGGCTTTGAAGTCATGGCCAGACTGGGTGGCGGCTGGGTGCCCGGCGTGGGCCGCAACTTACAACGCCGAGGCTTTCACCCGACGTCGATTGTCGGGCGCGCGGGGGCTGCTGCCGTCGCCGCTTCCATTCTTCGCCTTGAACCCAACGCGATTGCCAATGCGTTGGGCGCAGCTGCGACCATGATGGGGGGATTACAGAAATCATCCGGTACGCACGGCAAACCGTTTCATGCTGGCAAAGCGGCAATGGACGGCATCACAGCAGCAGAACTGGCTGATGAGGGCTTTGTTGCCGCCCATCACTTTTATGAAACCGATGGCTGGGTGAAAACATTTGTGCAAGACGGTAGTGCCGTCATCCCGCCGCTCGATTTTGGCGAGAGCTGGGAGCTACTGGGTAACGGCTACAAGCTGTATGCCAGCTGTCGGGGAACGCATGCATCAATCGAAACCGCGCTTAAGCTCTATCCACAGCTAAAAGGCCGCGCTATCGCCCGCATTCATGCCAAGGTCCATCCAATGGGGATGGTAAACGCTGGGACCGCCAACCCGCAAAATCCGCTGGAGAGCAAATTCAGCATTCCACACTGCATTGCGCTGGCGCTGAGCGGCTATCGCCTCAACGATACCGATTTCACGCAGCAGACCGTCGACGACCCAGCACCGCGCCAACTGCTGTCGCGCTTGCAGATCGACGCAGTCGAGGGGCAATCGGCCAGTTCCGCGTTTATCGATATCGAACTGGAAGACGGCCAAACACTGCATGCGGAAACCGATGTTTATCGCGGCCATCCGCAAAATCCCCTGACCGACGCCGAGCTGCGTGCCAAGTTCGACGCCCTGGCTATTCCCGTGTTAGGAGAAGCCCGTAGCGATCGACTCTATCAGGCAGCTTTCCACTTTGAGCAGCCGGGTTCACTCGCAGCACTCACTGAGCTATTAGCGGGCTAA
- a CDS encoding sulfite exporter TauE/SafE family protein gives MLDLVPPDISPLFAGILIFCSFLTSALTAALGLGGGVTLLAIMGLGMPVSSLLPVHGIVQLGSNLSRSLIQRLYIVWPLALWFLIGSVIGIAVGAPIAVWIPDNVAKIALALFILWSVFRKRTAPKPVNRLFFILGGALTSLGTMIVGATGPMVAGLISSQGLTKQPLIATHALCMVLQHCLKILAFGMMGFAYHDWLPMLAAMIASGVLGTWLGTRLLDNLPEKLFRTTFRLTMLILSAQLIWQGVQGLLAH, from the coding sequence ATGCTAGATCTTGTTCCACCCGACATCTCTCCGCTCTTTGCCGGTATCCTGATTTTTTGCAGCTTCCTGACATCGGCGCTAACGGCAGCGCTGGGCTTGGGCGGCGGCGTCACCTTGCTTGCCATCATGGGACTGGGTATGCCAGTCAGCAGCCTGCTGCCGGTTCACGGCATTGTCCAGCTAGGCTCCAACCTCAGCCGTAGCCTAATCCAACGTTTGTATATCGTCTGGCCGCTGGCGCTGTGGTTTCTTATTGGCAGCGTCATTGGCATCGCAGTGGGTGCCCCTATTGCAGTCTGGATCCCAGACAACGTGGCAAAAATCGCGCTGGCTCTTTTCATTCTGTGGTCAGTTTTTCGTAAACGTACCGCACCAAAACCGGTTAACCGGCTGTTCTTCATTCTGGGCGGCGCGCTCACCAGCCTCGGCACTATGATCGTCGGCGCAACAGGCCCGATGGTCGCCGGGCTTATCAGTTCTCAAGGGCTGACCAAACAGCCGCTGATCGCCACTCATGCGCTCTGCATGGTGTTACAGCACTGCTTGAAGATTCTGGCATTCGGGATGATGGGGTTTGCCTATCACGACTGGCTGCCGATGCTGGCCGCAATGATTGCCAGCGGTGTGCTGGGTACCTGGCTGGGCACGCGTCTGCTGGATAATCTGCCCGAAAAACTTTTCCGTACCACCTTTCGCCTCACCATGTTGATTCTCAGCGCTCAGCTCATTTGGCAAGGCGTACAAGGCCTGCTCGCTCACTAA